Genomic window (Equus przewalskii isolate Varuska chromosome 12, EquPr2, whole genome shotgun sequence):
GCCCTGCCGCTTTCCCTTTGGTACGTCTGCGCAGAGAGGAAAAGCAAGGGCTGTTGAGGCTAAAGAGGTGCCATCTTGGTTaagggcagggctgtgggctTTTAAGGACTTTTTCTGAGGAAAGGCAGGAATGCTGCACCGTTTCCACATATCCCGGAAGCCTCTCTTTGCGAAGCACGAGGGGCTTGCCCGTGGCGCCCCCTGGCCCTGGTCCCGGCGGAAGTACCCGGGGAGGCCGGGCCGGGGCGGACGAGGGAAAGCAGCCCAGGGCCCCTGAGCTTCGCGGACGTGGCCGCGTACTGCTCCCCGGGGCAGCGGGGGTGTCTGCGGCCCGCGCTCAGGGCCCTGTGCCGGGACGTGATGCGGGAGACCTACGGCCACCTGGGCGCGCTCGGTGAGGTCCGGCGATCCGGCCAGGACCCCCAGTAATCTGTGGGAAGGGGGATTGATGTCCGGAGACGAGTGGACTGGAAGTGTGGGGCACTGAGGAAGCAGCCTCACCCTCCGCTCTCCAGTTCTCAGCTGAACCCAGTGTTTCGCCTTCGCTGCATTTTCAGGCCCCAAACTCGCTTTTATCTCTTGGGTGGAAGGAGAGGTGGAGGCGTGGGGCCCggaggcccaggatccaaaggcTGATAGCCCAGCAAAGGTCGCAGGTACTTCACTTCAAACCCCCCGCCCTCCCACGCGGATCTCAGCGCACACTGCCTCCTCCAAAGCCCCATCATGTCTCACTGCACCTCATCTGCAGTAAGGTTCCTATCTCACTGCAAAATGGCTCAATACAACAGCTAAATTGGGATTTATAGCACCACTTAATCACGCTGGAAAACCCCAGTTAAATGCAAAATAGAGCTTGGGCCTCCAAGGCAGCTAAGGGAAATAGGAAACACTTGTAATTTGTTTTTTGCTGTGTgataaaatgaagacaaatattCCTTTTGGATATTAATTATGTGGATCATAGTATAATGGATAATGCCTCGTCagagatttcaaaataaagaaaacacgTTTTTCCTCCAGCCATGATGTCGTAGTGTTTGTTCCCAGCAGGTTTCCGGTGGAACCTAGAGTGCAGTGCAAGTGTAGACTTTTTGATAATGGCCTTGAATGGCACCATGGGAGGTCATTTAATGGCTGTTTTGCAAAGGGATCATGAAGAGGTTTaggactgtaagctccatgaaggctgGGACCATCTCTGCtctcaatgcctggcacagagaaggagtTCAATAATGTTGACTCCTCCCTTTATCTCCAGTTTTCAGGGCTTTCCTGTCATAACCCTGAGCAacaataaaatttgcttttactCCAGGCTAGCTTTCAGAGCTTGGTGAGGCGGCAATCTTTGAGCCTCATTCCCAGGGGGCCATATACTCAGCCATTCATGCTGCCTCCCAGGGCAGGCTGTGGTCTAAGTTTCAAGTTTTATCTTTTCCCCTGTCTCAGGATCCAGCGATGGGAGTGAGGAGAAAGAAGTGCTAAAGAAGAGTCCAAAGCAAAAATAGATGGAACATGAGGGAGTGTCTCTCAAGGAGTGGCTGCTATCCAGCACGCCACTTGACCTCAATCACAAAGCTGCTTGCCCAGAGCTCTACGAGAACTCAAGGCAAAGCCCCATCAACCCTTGGCTCAAGGACACTCCCACCCGCAGACCACCCTACTCTTGCCCAGATTGTGGCTGCAACTTCAGCTGTCCCTCCTTGTTGGCGAGACATAAGCGGGTCCACTCTGGGCAGCGGCCCCTTCCCTGCAACCACTGTCAGGCCCATTTCTCCCAGCGCAAGTACCTGCTCCAGCATCAGTTCATCCACACAGGTGAAAAGCCCTACCCCTGCCCTGATTGTGGGCGACGCTTCTGCCAGAGGGCTTCCCCGGCCATCCAGAGGCGGGCTCATGCCGGGGAGAAGCCCTACCCACGCCCAGACTGCAAGAGTGGCTTCACTTACCCCAACTTGCTGGCAGTCTGCCAGCGCAAGCACACAGGCAAGAAGCCCTACAGCTCTCCCACCTGCAGCCTCCGTTTTGCCTGCACCTCTCTGCTGGCTATCCACAGGCACAGGCGAGAAGCTCTATCCCTGCCCTGACTGTGGCCTTCACTTTACctactcttctctcctcctcgGTCGCCAGCGCATCCATTCTGACAGctggccccacccctgccccaagtATGGGAAATGCGTCAAGTGCAAGTATGCCTTGGAAGCCCATCAGTGGATCCATCGCTCTGGCGAGAGGCTGAGGTGGCAGCAGCCTACAGTAGGGCTTTCAGAGCCAATTCCTGTTTTGGGAGGCCAGGATCCCCCAGTTCATTTCTGGTACTTTCCAGATATATTCCAAGAGTGTAGGTGATAGAGCTCACATGAGATGGTTAGAGTTTTCTCTGGAAAAGAAGAGGCAAAGTTTATGCATTTTATCAGGATAAGGAAAGGAAGTGGgcatttaaggaaaaacaaagctcTGTGTTAGGAAATAAGCAGAGGtgacagagcacagagaaggtacattggaagaaggaggcaggaatcTGAAAGGCCACCTGAGGGCTGAACCCATTTTCTGAAGCTCCACTTCCAAGTCTCACTTGGGGTTACTTCACTGCAAACCATTCACCCAACTGGCATTTCTTTCTGGATTGTTCTCTCCCTTAAAGCAATCTGCTTTCTGGTCTCTATCTCTCCTATACAAGGGTACAGGGGTTTCCTAGACACAAGAGCCTATTAAAGGAGCCCATAGCTACTCTGGGGATCCTGGAATAGAGGGCACACCTTGGGCCTCTCCCCACTGGGGGAAGCTCATCCAAGGATTCTGTCTTTTAGCCAGGGCAAGTGAAACATCTGGCAAAGAGACACGTGCGGTGTCAAGCCATTGTTGGCACTGTTTGGTCTTGAAGACCTAGAGGTGGCCATAGAGAAGACAGTGACTTCAGGTGGGGAACTGTCCTGCCCTACGGTCACTCTGCGTGTACTGCACAAAAGTATCACACTTAATGAgcttaaaggttttttttccaacttttatgAATTAGTGATTGCAATgttttttcttcacttatttgCATGTTCCCTGGATTTTACATCTTTTGAATGAAGATATATTCTTGGGCCACAGCAGCTGGAAGTACAATTCtgggaactttttttaaaagagagagtaAATTACTGTGATTAGAGTTGAAATCAAGGCATAGTATCCCCAGTCTAATTTTTACTCTAATGCTTGTATGTTGTCAATAGTCAAGAAAGATCTTTCTGACCCATTTGGATCTGCTAGCCCTGCTTTTGAACAGGAAACCGTTGAAGGAATAAGCAAGGAATTGGGTGGGACTCAGAACGTCTGCATGCCAGGAACGGTGCTGGTGAGTCAAATATCTCTCTGGACAAGGGACTGCTTCTCCAGAGCCCTGGGTTCCAAAGATGATTAATAATGGGAACTGGGTGTTATCATTACTTTACCACATAGCCTCTCCTAAATTGGTACACCTAGATTCCAGGTTCAGCTCAGTccccaccagctgtgtggccttaagTCTATTATTTAGCATTTCTGAGCCTTAGTTGTCTAACTTATAAAAAAAACATGAAGGCACTCAGCATGTCTTTATAGTTTAAAGAACAAACAGCAGAGCTTCCCTCCaacatattattataaaatttttcagtcattcaagagttgaaagaattttatggTAAACACCCATAAGCCTATCACTTAGACTCTACAATTAACCTAGATTCTGCAGTTTTGCTATATTTGCTATATCACACATcaatccatctatccatccctccaGCCATCATTTATCCACCTTATTTTCTTTAACCTATTTCatagtaagttgcagacatcgcTACATTTCACTCCTAGACACTTCAACATAGGGCTGAGCTTTATGCAAGAAACTTTAGCTCTCCTTAAAGTTCAGATGCTCTCCCTTAAACTTTATCTCTCCCTTAAAGACCCTGTTGTTGACAGGTAAAATTTATGAACCATAATTATCTCCTGTATGTTTTATAACTTCTCATAATTATCTAGATTCTTGAACAAACATATACAATTTGGTgggcattaaaaaaatttgaggggccggcccagtggcgcagcggttaagtgtgcaggttccgctttggcggcctggggttcgccagttcggatcccgggtgtggacatggcaccgcttggcaagccatgctgtggcaggcatcccatatagaaagtagaggaagatgggcatggatgttagctcagggccagtcttcctcagcaaaaagaggaggattggccgcagttagctcagggctaatcttcctcaaaataaataaataaataaataaaaatttaaaaaataaatcaaaaaaatttgaaagcaagagcatctttgtatttttataatgatGGGCAGGAAAAACAACTTGGTCAGCCACTTATGATGGAATAGTTTTAGTCTTGAAAGTTTGTTGCAATCTGATTAGTTAAGTCTTCTCCATCCCTAGTGCAATGAGAAGCAACTTAGAACAGAGTAcctgaggagctggcctggtggcacagtgtttaagttcgcatgttccacttcccggtggcccggagttcgctggttcagatcccgggtgcggacatggcactgcttggcaaaagccatgctgtggtaggtgtccgatgtataaagtagaggaagatgggcacggatgttagctaagggccagtcttcctcagcaaaaagaggaggattggctgtagttagctcagggctaatcttcctcaaaaaaaaaaaaaaaaaaaacatagcacCTGAACAGACAAAAGTATTTTTTGGTCTCGGTGAAATGCTTTGTAGTTTCTCTTTAGGTAAAGTTGATTCTCTGTTTAAAAAGAGACTTATTTATGAGGATATATTTTTCCTGACTCCATTTCCACATTATTCACCACAATGAGTGCAGTGAGGCACATCTAGAACTCAGTTATAAAGTAAGCATAGAATTGTTCAGGCGAAATCAGCAGGTTACATTAAAAGCCAGAAAGTATTCCAGGTGAAAAATAGCAAGGATAGGGCCAGAAAATATAACGACTAAAAAGGCACTAGCTTATCAGCAACAAAGAAcgttcctgagcaaaaagaggagacagTGTGTGCAAGGGCAGGCAGGAGAGCCGAGCAAGGAATGGTTCCAAGACCACACTGTGGGCTGCTGCCAGCAGAGACCTAGTAGGTCCTGTCCGTTATTGCCAGTGAGCAGCCCCAAGCTTGTTTAGCAAACAGTGTCTGCCATCCTGCCCGACTGCAGCAATACTGCAAACATGGGGATGAAGACATCTAGTACTCACAGTCTAACGCCACAAGCCTTTGACAGAACCCATCTCGACTGAAAGACAGGAAAACACTGAATCTAGGACACaacccaggagaggaggaagggaaaaccCTGGGTGAGAGCCGAGGCCCAGTCCAACTTAGAGAGAGAGGACTGAGGGCTCAAGGAGGGAGGTTTTCCGGGAAAAAAATGGGGATTTCAGATTTGATGCTATTCTAGGTAATTTGGAACAACTTAAAGAAGCAGAAAGGGCAGATAatgcaaggagaaaagaaagacaattagaaaattcaagaaaagcaAACAGTGACGATAGCATTCAATATAtaagtatatcaaatcaacacgtacatcttaaatttacacaatgtctatgtcaaatatatttcaattaaaaaaagcaaacagggtcagcccagtggtgtagtggttaagtttctgtgctccactttggcagccctgggtttgcagggccggatcctgggcgtggacctatactgCTCaccaacccatgctgtggtggtgtcacacgtacgaaaaatagaggaaagtggacacagatgttagctcagcagcaatcttcctcaagcaaaaagaggaagattggcaacagatgttagctcagggccactcttgctcaacaaaaaagaggattggtggcagatgttagctcagggctaatcttcctcaaaaaaaaagaagttaccaggggctggaggagaggagagtgacTGCTTAATAGGTTCCATGTTTCCTTTCACGGTGatggaaaatgttttggaaatagatagtggtgatagctgcacaacattgtgaatgtaattagtgccactgaactgtacacttaaaaatggttaaaatggcaaattttatgtctcatatattttaccacaatttaaaaaatttagtaatataccaaaaccattgaactgtacactttaaatgggtgaattgtacagtaagtgaattatatctcaaagctcTTAAACTGAAAAACttgtacactaatgttcatagcagcactagaCAAAAGGTGcaaaacccaagtgtccatcaactgctgaatggataaacaaaatgaggtatatccatacaatggaatattattcagccataaaaaggaaggaagtactgagaaaggctacaacatggaggaactttGAAATCACATTCTGCTAAggacaagccagacacaaaaggccacatatcgtatgattccatttaagtcaaatatccagaaaaagcaaattcatagggacagaaagcagattagtgatgGCCATgagctggggggcggggagaatGGGGAGCAGCTGCTCAGTGGGTAGGGGGTTTTCTTCCGGAGGGATGAAAGTAGTGATGTTGGTTGCacattgtaaatgtactaaatgccactgaattatacggtttaaaatggttatttgtgtgtattttaccacaatatttTGTATTGACCGGAAAGGTTACACAAGGAAACATTCAGGGGCGACATCAATGTCCTATGTCTTGTTTTGGGTGATGGTTAACACCgttgtatgcatttgtcaaatttTACACTGAAAGTGTGCATTGCACACTATGTACAATATAACTCAACTGAATAAAGAGTTTAAAGTAGTCTCTAGGGAACAGGGGGAAAGGGTACAGGGgattgtctttttcattataaacctcttgtattacttttaaaaaaccatgTACATTTaatgaatttggaaaaaaatttaaacgtACTTTAAAATTTCCCCAACTAGTTCCAGCCCCACCAAGCACATTCTTCCGCATGCAGCTCCGATCTAGAGACTCTGTGAGCCGAGCGGCAGGCGCTAGGAGTCGGGTGGGCTCTGCAGCGGTGGTCCCCAGTGTAAACGTGTACCTGGTTTCTACCTCGGCTGTCCCCACGATTTGGCCAGGGGGTGTGCATCTTCTCGCAGGGGCTAGGGACCGGATTCCAGATCCTGCTGTCAGGAGGCATGAAAGGAGATCGCTGGGGACACAATCCCGGGCTCCACAGATGCCAAGGTCCTCGACCGGTTCCAGAGCCCGCCGACCGAGGCTTCAGGGCTCGGGCGCCTT
Coding sequences:
- the ZNF785 gene encoding LOW QUALITY PROTEIN: zinc finger protein 785 (The sequence of the model RefSeq protein was modified relative to this genomic sequence to represent the inferred CDS: inserted 2 bases in 1 codon; substituted 1 base at 1 genomic stop codon); this translates as FLRKGRNAAPFPHIPEASLCEARGACPWRPLALVPAEVPGEAGPGRTRESSPGPLSFADVAAYCSPGQRGCLRPALRALCRDVMRETYGHLGALGECFAFAAFSGPKLAFISWVEGEVEAWGPEAQDPKADSPAKVAGSSDGSEEKEVLKKSPKQKXMEHEGVSLKEWLLSSTPLDLNHKAACPELYENSRQSPINPWLKDTPTRRPPYSCPDCGCNFSCPSLLARHKRVHSGQRPLPCNHCQAHFSQRKYLLQHQFIHTGEKPYPCPDCGRRFCQRASPAIQRRAHAGEKPYPRPDCKSGFTYPNLLAVCQRKHTGKKPYSSPTCSLRFACTSLLAIHRXTGEKLYPCPDCGLHFTYSSLLLGRQRIHSDSWPHPCPKYGKCVKCKYALEAHQWIHRSGERLRWQQPTVGLSEPIPVLGGQDPPVHFWYFPDIFQECR